From the Cohaesibacter sp. ES.047 genome, one window contains:
- a CDS encoding globin-coupled sensor protein — MEPYSPCKEAVEFLQQGHSEKSLTKDIALGIGGELDAVVQEFHTALKASSVSGKLPEDDTLNALLGKQQADWSSLFHKDFDDETLLNAIANGRTLENEGVPIAWYVSSYGRAVMQMIPKLTKGAALRKGNLDSLLLTLVYKAFADITGTICGYEQSLEGHAAHDLRDANIKGLERMTRSVVELNDIMLQVALLQRNSEDAARSSQTISAASTEMVSSVEELSRNSSAVAKEAEETNSNVVDSHDTTVRMSGTMQHIATSVESTSQNVDELTAASEQIDQIISVIEGIAAQTNLLALNATIEAARAGVAGRGFAVVASEVKELATQTSKSTEDIVQRVSMLREGMANIQQTMKMSTSAVSDGEQAINETSELMDKIAGQVGSVSGSMAEISSILIGQKEASAEVASSIGKIAHISSDNSVMVGTVAQSLHDTTQFYVQRTKEMFDEESAASLCYAAKVDHIIFKRDVVEACFAEGVKASRELPDHHHCRLGKWYNKMTNDTIRHSKTFIELLGPHEETHSSARRALEARAAGNDELMLKELHRLDESSKAVVELLDVLALEILAEEKRKEDAA, encoded by the coding sequence ATGGAACCTTATTCTCCTTGCAAGGAAGCAGTCGAATTTCTCCAACAGGGACATTCGGAAAAAAGTCTCACCAAAGATATCGCGCTAGGTATCGGCGGGGAATTGGACGCCGTCGTTCAGGAGTTTCACACCGCGCTAAAGGCGAGCAGCGTTTCTGGCAAACTGCCGGAAGATGACACGCTGAATGCCTTGCTAGGCAAGCAGCAGGCAGATTGGTCTTCTCTGTTTCACAAGGATTTTGATGACGAAACACTGCTCAATGCGATAGCGAACGGTCGCACCCTTGAGAATGAAGGCGTGCCTATCGCCTGGTATGTTTCATCGTATGGCCGAGCCGTGATGCAGATGATCCCGAAGCTGACAAAAGGTGCTGCCTTGCGCAAAGGCAATCTTGATTCTCTGCTTCTCACCCTTGTCTACAAGGCGTTTGCCGATATTACTGGAACCATTTGCGGGTATGAACAATCGTTGGAGGGTCATGCTGCACACGATCTTCGCGATGCCAATATCAAGGGTCTTGAACGCATGACGCGCTCTGTCGTCGAGCTCAACGACATCATGCTGCAAGTTGCCCTGTTGCAAAGAAATTCAGAAGATGCTGCAAGAAGCAGTCAGACCATCTCCGCGGCATCGACCGAAATGGTTTCTTCCGTCGAAGAGCTGTCACGAAACAGCAGCGCGGTTGCGAAAGAGGCTGAAGAAACCAACTCGAATGTGGTTGATAGTCACGATACGACGGTGCGGATGTCCGGGACGATGCAGCATATTGCAACATCGGTCGAATCCACGTCACAGAATGTTGACGAACTGACGGCGGCCTCTGAACAAATTGATCAGATCATTTCAGTGATCGAGGGCATCGCCGCCCAAACCAATCTTCTCGCTCTGAATGCGACGATCGAAGCGGCAAGGGCCGGCGTTGCGGGCAGGGGCTTTGCGGTGGTCGCCTCGGAAGTGAAGGAGCTCGCGACACAGACATCAAAGTCGACGGAAGACATCGTGCAACGCGTCTCCATGCTTCGTGAGGGCATGGCCAATATCCAACAAACCATGAAAATGTCGACCTCCGCTGTTTCTGATGGTGAACAGGCAATCAACGAAACGTCCGAATTGATGGACAAGATTGCCGGACAGGTCGGGTCTGTTTCCGGCAGCATGGCCGAAATCTCATCGATCCTGATCGGGCAGAAGGAAGCCAGCGCCGAGGTTGCATCGAGCATCGGAAAAATCGCGCACATTTCGTCGGACAATTCCGTGATGGTTGGCACGGTGGCTCAAAGCCTGCATGACACAACGCAGTTTTACGTTCAGCGCACGAAGGAAATGTTCGACGAAGAGTCGGCGGCTTCGCTCTGCTATGCCGCGAAGGTTGATCACATCATTTTCAAACGCGATGTCGTTGAGGCCTGCTTTGCCGAAGGGGTGAAGGCATCTAGGGAGCTGCCGGATCACCACCATTGCCGCCTGGGGAAATGGTACAACAAGATGACCAACGACACCATTCGCCACTCGAAAACCTTCATCGAGCTTCTTGGGCCGCACGAGGAAACACATTCGTCGGCAAGACGCGCGCTTGAAGCGCGTGCTGCGGGGAATGACGAGCTGATGCTTAAAGAATTGCATAGGCTGGATGAAAGCAGCAAGGCGGTTGTCGAGCTTCTGGATGTGCTGGCGCTCGAGATTCTTGCTGAGGAAAAGCGCAAAGAGGACGCTGCCTGA
- a CDS encoding methyl-accepting chemotaxis protein, with the protein MGLGAIDLIEKRSTATEAEAVADVVALAPVISGLVHELQKERGTSAGFIGSKGARFADTIGPRRADTDRALKAFLSEIPDASGRLDFDEFKTPYLKARAELQKLAAVRSDVDRFSRSVPQMAAYYTPLIASLLSSVEGVGLISKDGSVVKSLTAYMAFLQAKERAGIERAMGASGFGAGQFAEGIYRKFVGLGAQQDAFASVFEHFANSSDIEAWQKLLASSEQQTVDALRGIANKAPFGGDVSGVTGPQWFKASTERIDRMKQIEDGIADSIVKEVNRVASRADRSFWILLAGLAMMVVLGGLMAFLVTRSVTAPMLELSRNMELLARNQTDLEMRGLDRADEIGAMARAVNVFRENAVERLRLERAAQGERDREQHRQLNLGNLVTEFRTIIDSTLVSVRGQTDAMNKTASTLSEVAESATNEAGSAERASAGASGNVKTVADATEIMVAAVREISDQAGQARDMVSSATGIAEATNKDVASLAEAAERIGTVVSMIGEIADQTNLLALNATIEAARAGEMGKGFAVVASEVKELASQTTKATEEISSQIAGVQSLTENAVSAIGRITHTVSDISSVTGAISDSIEHQQSSMDEIASSIHLANSDTQDAMRNVQGVTSVIGETANEARTVKLASDELTLVADKLAREVEGFLHNVAQDVKERRASLRVKMNQIVVVQSDGRRVNAKLANASETGCKIENAGQVKPGDEVVLQLADGKVAKATVVWQDGDAAGFKFEQRMDSLSWYNAA; encoded by the coding sequence ATGGGACTTGGGGCAATTGATCTTATCGAAAAACGATCGACTGCAACGGAAGCGGAGGCCGTTGCCGATGTGGTCGCCTTGGCACCCGTGATTTCGGGGTTGGTTCATGAGCTCCAAAAAGAGCGTGGCACGTCGGCAGGGTTTATCGGCTCCAAGGGTGCCAGGTTCGCCGACACGATCGGCCCACGCCGGGCAGATACGGACCGAGCCTTGAAGGCATTTTTATCAGAGATCCCCGATGCTTCCGGGCGTCTTGATTTTGATGAATTCAAAACACCCTATTTGAAAGCGCGAGCCGAGCTGCAAAAGCTCGCTGCTGTGCGGTCCGATGTTGATCGCTTCTCGCGCTCCGTGCCGCAAATGGCAGCCTATTATACGCCGCTCATTGCGAGCTTGCTGTCATCTGTCGAGGGCGTCGGCCTGATCTCCAAAGATGGTTCGGTCGTTAAGAGCCTGACAGCTTATATGGCGTTTCTTCAAGCCAAGGAACGCGCAGGTATCGAGCGCGCCATGGGGGCTTCGGGGTTTGGTGCCGGACAATTCGCCGAAGGGATCTATCGCAAATTTGTCGGCCTTGGGGCCCAGCAGGATGCCTTTGCTTCGGTCTTCGAACACTTTGCGAACTCTTCTGATATCGAAGCCTGGCAAAAACTCCTGGCGAGCTCTGAGCAGCAGACTGTCGATGCACTGCGCGGCATTGCAAACAAGGCACCTTTCGGAGGCGATGTGTCCGGTGTGACCGGTCCGCAATGGTTCAAGGCGAGCACAGAGCGGATCGACCGGATGAAACAGATCGAAGACGGCATCGCGGACAGTATCGTCAAAGAGGTCAATCGGGTGGCCAGCCGGGCCGATCGGTCATTCTGGATTCTACTTGCCGGTTTGGCCATGATGGTCGTGCTTGGTGGATTGATGGCCTTTCTGGTCACTCGTTCGGTGACTGCACCAATGCTCGAGCTGTCCAGAAACATGGAATTGCTGGCACGGAACCAAACGGATCTGGAGATGCGGGGACTTGATCGTGCCGACGAAATCGGAGCCATGGCGAGAGCTGTGAACGTCTTTCGGGAAAATGCGGTTGAGCGTCTGCGCCTTGAGAGGGCTGCGCAGGGTGAACGGGATCGCGAACAGCACAGACAGTTGAATCTTGGCAATCTGGTGACGGAATTCCGTACGATCATCGACAGCACTCTAGTTTCGGTGCGCGGTCAGACTGACGCCATGAACAAGACCGCCAGCACACTTTCCGAAGTGGCGGAGTCTGCCACCAACGAGGCCGGATCAGCTGAGCGTGCCTCTGCCGGTGCCTCTGGCAATGTCAAAACCGTGGCCGATGCGACCGAGATAATGGTGGCAGCCGTGCGCGAGATCTCCGATCAGGCTGGACAGGCAAGGGATATGGTCAGCTCGGCGACCGGAATAGCTGAGGCGACCAACAAGGACGTGGCGTCGCTTGCAGAAGCCGCCGAGCGGATCGGGACGGTCGTCAGTATGATCGGGGAAATCGCCGATCAGACCAACCTGCTGGCTTTGAATGCAACAATCGAAGCGGCGCGCGCTGGTGAGATGGGCAAGGGCTTTGCGGTCGTTGCGTCTGAGGTCAAGGAGCTTGCAAGTCAGACCACAAAGGCGACCGAGGAGATTAGTAGCCAGATTGCCGGGGTTCAGTCCCTAACGGAGAATGCTGTTTCTGCCATCGGTCGTATCACGCATACGGTTAGCGACATCAGTTCTGTGACCGGCGCGATTTCCGACTCCATCGAGCATCAGCAATCCTCGATGGACGAAATCGCAAGTTCTATTCATTTGGCTAACTCTGACACTCAGGACGCCATGAGGAACGTGCAAGGGGTGACATCCGTGATCGGTGAGACCGCCAATGAAGCGCGGACCGTTAAACTTGCCTCTGACGAGTTGACACTGGTTGCAGACAAATTGGCCCGCGAGGTCGAGGGCTTCCTTCACAACGTTGCGCAGGATGTCAAAGAGCGCCGGGCGAGCCTGCGTGTTAAAATGAACCAGATCGTGGTCGTGCAATCCGATGGTCGTCGGGTAAACGCGAAGCTGGCCAATGCAAGCGAAACGGGATGCAAGATCGAAAATGCCGGTCAGGTCAAACCCGGGGATGAGGTTGTTCTGCAGTTGGCTGATGGCAAGGTGGCCAAAGCCACCGTTGTCTGGCAGGACGGTGATGCGGCCGGGTTCAAGTTTGAACAGCGAATGGACAGTCTTTCCTGGTATAATGCCGCCTGA